A stretch of Brachyhypopomus gauderio isolate BG-103 chromosome 3, BGAUD_0.2, whole genome shotgun sequence DNA encodes these proteins:
- the rgmb gene encoding repulsive guidance molecule B yields the protein MGEPGSYYPGADCLPHPSPILYLLLLSILGHIGESQVQTPQCRIQKCTTDFVSLTSHLSPSLDGFDAEFCKALRSYSGCTHRTAKSCRGNLVFHSAMLGITDLMSQRNCSKDGPTSSTHPAAPVEPCNYHSRYHHQVALAGARGPEPQRPAFLFCGLFGDPHLRTFKDQFQTCKVEGAWPLIDNTYLSVQVTNVPVVQGSSATASNKITIIFKPYQECTEQKVYQAVTDDLPAAFMDGSVMGGDSESRSLLIVERTAGREVELHAAYIGVTMVVRQLGRYLTLAVRMPEELAMAFDETQDLQLCMNGCPTSERIDEEGHLRLPVLGLQQGGALAQTRPGPVAAAVAAQKGAFTLESASRKCSEKLEVKDIYFYSCVFDLLTTGDANFTSAAYNALKDVEMLHPKRERWHIFPRSGATSGRPAALSVLLVCLLTAAMS from the exons GGGAGAGCCAGGTGCAGACCCCGCAGTGCCGGATCCAGAAGTGCACCACCGACTTTGTGTCGCTCACGTCGCACCTCAGCCCCTCGCTGGACGGCTTCGATGCCGAGTTCTGCAAGGCCTTGCGCTCGTATTCCGGCTGCACGCACCGCACCGCCAAGAGCTGCCGGGGAAACCTGGTCTTCCACTCCGCCATGCTGGGAATCACCGACCTCATGAGCCAGAGGAACTGCTCCAAGGACGGGCCCACGTCCTCCACCCACCCCGCGGCCCCCGTCGAGCCCTGCAACTACCACAGCCGCTACCACCACCAGGTGGCGCTGGCCGGCGCCCGAGGGCCCGAGCCCCAGCGCCCTGCCTTCCTTTTCTGCGGCCTGTTCGGAGACCCGCACCTGAGGACTTTTAAGGACCAGTTCCAGACCTGTAAGGTAGAGGGGGCGTGGCCCCTGATCGATAACACCTACCTGTCCGTGCAGGTAACCAACGTGCCGGTGGTACAAGGCTCAAGCGCCACGGCATCCAACAAG ATCACAATAATATTCAAACCGTATCAGGAGTGCACGGAGCAGAAGGTGTACCAGGCCGTGACGGACGATCTGCCCGCTGCCTTCATGGACGGGTCCGTCATGGGCGGCGACAGCGAGAGCCGCAGCCTCCTGATCGTGGAGAGGACGGCGGGCCGGGAGGTGGAGCTCCACGCCGCCTACATCGGGGTCACCATGGTGGTGCGGCAGCTGGGTCGCTACCTGACGCTGGCTGTCCGCATGCCCGAGGAGCTCGCCATGGCCTTCGACGAGACGCAGGACCTGCAGCTCTGCATGAACGGCTGCCCCACCTCCGAGCGCATCGACGAGGAGGGGCACCTGCGCCTGCCCGTGCTCGGcctccagcagggcggcgctctCGCGCAGACCAGGCCCGGCCCGGTGGCGGCCGCTGTGGCGGCCCAGAAGGGGGCCTTCACGCTGGAGAGCGCCTCCAGGAAGTGTAGCGAGAAGTTGGAGGTTAAGGACATCTACTTCTATTCGTGCGTGTTTGACCTCCTCACCACCGGAGACGCTAACTTCACCTCGGCCGCCTACAACGCCCTGAAGGACGTGGAGATGCTGCACCCCAAACGGGAGCGTTGGCACATTTTCCCACGCTCCGGAGCGACGTCGGGACGGCCAGCCGCCTTGAGCGTTCTCCTCGTCTGTCTACTCACAGCCGCGATGTCGTAG
- the LOC143509368 gene encoding uncharacterized protein LOC143509368: protein MLHRFNTVLLVTLNNIVGVKSAPYGTLFPFFHIPMDPGGLTILVCVFNDALNRDAGISWIRRGTSGSGPVMYNVVGEEESTFNVFDPTSMQSVGPPEWNTYTCFLSHRRPAQFMHSPTVGLQTDDKDTQDMCSKHQSDLFNDIQIHTDLLIIYVLRIIFFKITVFNVLMTAQAVIK from the exons ATGCTGCACCGCTTCAACACCGTCCTGCTCGTTACGT TGAATAACATAGTAGGGGTGAAGTCTGCCCCTTATGGAACTTTATTTCCCTTTTTCCACATCCCAATGGATCCTGGGGGTTTGACCATCCTGGTCTGTGTGTTCAATGACGCCCTGAACAGGGATGCAGGGATCTCCTGGATCCGCAGAGGCACCAGTGGATCAGGTCCTGTCATGTACAATGTAGTCGGAGAGGAAGAAAGCACTTTCAATGTGTTTGATCCCACGTCCATGCAGTCTGTGGGGCCTCCTGAATGGAACACCTACACATGCTTCCTGAGTCACAGAAGACCTGCTCAGTTCATGCACAGCCCCACCGTTGGACTACAAACAG ATGACAAGGACACACAGGATATGTGTTCCAAGCATCAATCTGATTTGTTCAATG ATATCCAAATACACACAGACCTTCTGATTATCTACGTTCTGAGAATCATCTTCTTCAAGATCACTGTATTCAATGTCCTGATGACTGCACAAGCTGTTATTAAGTG A